The Colwellia sp. M166 genome segment TTGTGGAAGAAGCGGTTTCTGAAGTAAAAAATGCCATGGCACGCTTGGACCAAGTTTATGCTGAATACGCTGAACCTGAAGCCGATTTTGACGCCCTAGCAAAAGAGCAAGGTCAACTTGAAGATATTATTAATAGCCAAGACGGCCACAACATTGACAACGTTTTAGAGCGTGCTGCAGATGCTTTGCGCCTACCGCCTTGGGAGCAAAAAATTGCTGTTCTTAGTGGTGGTGAGCGTCGTCGCGTTGCCCTTTGTCGCTTATTATTACAAAAACCTGACATGCTACTACTTGATGAGCCAACTAACCATTTAGATGCTGAGTCTGTGGCTTGGTTAGAGCGCTTCTTACATGATTATGCTGGTACTGTCGTCGCCATCACCCATGATAGATATTTCTTAGACAATGTTGCCGGCTGGATCTTAGAGCTTGATAGAGGTCATGGTATTCCTTATGAAGGTAACTATTCTTCTTGGTTAGAACAAAAAAATGCTCGCCTTGAGCAAGAAAGCAAAAGTGAAAATGCCTTACAAAGAACCATTAAACAAGAACTTGAATGGGTACGTTCAAATCCGAAAGCACGTCAATCTAAAAGCAAAGCTCGTATGGCTCGCTTTGAAGAATTGAATAGCCAAGATCATCAAAAACGTAACGAAACTAACGAACTTTATATTCCACCGGGGCCTCGTCTCGGTGATAAGGTGTTAGATGTTATTAATTTAACAAAATCATTTGGCGATAGAATGCTGATTGATAACTTAAGCTTTAGCGTCCCTAAAGGTGCTATCGTCGGCATTATCGGGCCAAACGGTGCCGGTAAGTCAACCTTATTCAAAATAATGTCTGGTGCTGAACAGCCAGATTCTGGCACAGTAGAACTTGGTGATACGGTTAAGCTTGCCAGTGTTGATCAGTTCCGTGATGACATGGACGATAGCAAAACCGTCTACCAAGAGATCTCGCAAGGTCATGAAATTTTAAACATAGGTAATTTTGAAATTCCAAGTCGTGCCTACGCAAGTCGCTTTAACTTTAAAGGTAATGATCAACAAAAAATCATCGGCGATTTATCTGGTGGTGAACGTAATCGTGTACATTTAGCTAAGCTTGTGCAAACCGGTGGTAACGTATTATTACTCGATGAACCTACCAATGATCTCGATGTTGAAACCTTACGCGCACTTGAAGAAGCGTTATTAGAGTTCCCAGGTTGTGCGATGGTGATTTCCCATGACCGTTGGTTCCTTGACCGCATTGCCACCCATATTTTAGATTACCGCGATGAAGGGCAAATTAATTTCTATGAAGGTAATTTCACTGATTATGAAGCTTGGTTGAGAAAAACTTATGGTCCATCTGCAACTGAACCACATCGTATAAAATATAAAAAAATAGGCTAACTCAACAGTTAACTATTTAGTAACTAACAAGATAAAGGCAGCTTAATGAATTAATTAAGCTGCCTTTTTTGTTATCGCAAGCGAATTAATTTATTGCTCATTTAACGAGAATTAATTAATGCGTTTGATATTAAAGCAAGCTATGCTAAATATACCACTTTAGCCAAAATTAAATTCAATGCAAAATCGACGTCAATTTACTCGCGTGCTCTTTTCCATGAAAGCAAAACTGTCTGTAAGCGAAGAACAGTTTGAGGTAAAAGTGCATGATATTTCATTAAATGGTGCATTACTTTATTTGGATTGCAAAGGGTTAATACTGACACGACAACTTGGTTTATTGTCATTTCAATTAGATAATAATAACAGTGAAATTATCATGAATATTGCGGTTGTCCATCAAGAAGGTGACGAAATTGGTGTGCAATGTAATGCCATTGATATCGACAGTGTTAGTTTATTGCGACGCTTAATAGAGCTGAATTTAGGCGACGATGAGCAACTGCATAAAGAACTATCGCAGTTAACACGTACCGAAAATTAACCAAGCTGCAATC includes the following:
- the ettA gene encoding energy-dependent translational throttle protein EttA, which translates into the protein MAQPLPDKFIMSMNRVSKVVPPKRTILKDISLSFFPGAKIGVLGLNGSGKSTLLRIMAGVDTEFEGEAKALAGINIGYLPQEPILDEEKTVREIVEEAVSEVKNAMARLDQVYAEYAEPEADFDALAKEQGQLEDIINSQDGHNIDNVLERAADALRLPPWEQKIAVLSGGERRRVALCRLLLQKPDMLLLDEPTNHLDAESVAWLERFLHDYAGTVVAITHDRYFLDNVAGWILELDRGHGIPYEGNYSSWLEQKNARLEQESKSENALQRTIKQELEWVRSNPKARQSKSKARMARFEELNSQDHQKRNETNELYIPPGPRLGDKVLDVINLTKSFGDRMLIDNLSFSVPKGAIVGIIGPNGAGKSTLFKIMSGAEQPDSGTVELGDTVKLASVDQFRDDMDDSKTVYQEISQGHEILNIGNFEIPSRAYASRFNFKGNDQQKIIGDLSGGERNRVHLAKLVQTGGNVLLLDEPTNDLDVETLRALEEALLEFPGCAMVISHDRWFLDRIATHILDYRDEGQINFYEGNFTDYEAWLRKTYGPSATEPHRIKYKKIG
- a CDS encoding PilZ domain-containing protein gives rise to the protein MQNRRQFTRVLFSMKAKLSVSEEQFEVKVHDISLNGALLYLDCKGLILTRQLGLLSFQLDNNNSEIIMNIAVVHQEGDEIGVQCNAIDIDSVSLLRRLIELNLGDDEQLHKELSQLTRTEN